The proteins below are encoded in one region of Campylobacter rectus:
- a CDS encoding efflux RND transporter periplasmic adaptor subunit gives MKKFIKFVLFLALVVGGGYYFYDKNFNVPQVDQFITSKAVRGELIKSIESNGEIYATELIDVGAQVSGQIKKLYVKLGDVVKAGDMIAEIDGSTQQNNVDTKKAQLGIYEAKLNSARVALEIARNKFDREKELYAKNATSKEDFENAKNTLAINEASLKEIQAQIIQAKISLSTAQIDLGYTKIVAPKDGVIVSVRVEEGQTVNSNQTAPTIVNIADLSKVQLKMEIAEGDITKIKVGSVVEYSILSEPDRKFKTVISSVDPGLTTLSNGNYSTTANSSSGSSSSSSSAIYYYAKAIVDNSEGILRIGMTTQNTIHLESVKDAVIVPSMAIKKENGKHVVYVLKSDKSVQRREVQIGLVDSLRTQIKSGVEEGEDVVTSKSTAAELSDMVSAPIYRM, from the coding sequence ATGAAAAAATTTATCAAATTTGTCCTATTTTTAGCTCTTGTCGTGGGCGGGGGCTACTACTTTTACGATAAGAATTTTAACGTCCCGCAGGTAGATCAGTTTATCACTTCAAAAGCCGTTCGCGGCGAACTTATAAAAAGTATCGAAAGTAACGGCGAAATCTACGCCACGGAGCTAATCGACGTGGGCGCGCAAGTTTCCGGGCAGATTAAGAAGCTTTACGTAAAATTGGGCGATGTGGTCAAAGCCGGAGATATGATAGCCGAGATCGACGGTTCCACCCAGCAAAATAACGTCGATACCAAAAAAGCCCAGCTTGGGATTTATGAAGCCAAACTAAACAGCGCTCGAGTCGCGCTTGAGATTGCTCGAAACAAATTTGACCGAGAAAAAGAGCTGTATGCTAAAAATGCGACATCTAAAGAAGATTTTGAAAATGCAAAAAATACCCTCGCGATAAATGAAGCTTCGTTAAAAGAGATACAGGCTCAAATAATCCAAGCCAAAATTTCGCTCAGCACCGCTCAGATAGATCTGGGATATACGAAAATCGTTGCGCCAAAAGACGGCGTGATCGTTTCGGTGCGCGTCGAAGAGGGGCAAACGGTTAATTCAAACCAAACTGCGCCGACTATAGTAAATATCGCCGATCTCTCCAAGGTTCAGCTCAAAATGGAGATAGCCGAAGGAGATATTACGAAGATCAAAGTCGGCTCGGTAGTGGAGTATTCGATCCTTTCCGAACCGGACCGCAAATTTAAAACAGTCATCAGCTCCGTTGATCCGGGACTAACTACTTTAAGCAACGGTAATTATTCTACTACCGCTAACTCCTCTTCCGGATCGTCGAGTTCGAGTTCGTCGGCGATTTATTACTATGCAAAAGCTATAGTCGATAATAGCGAAGGAATTTTACGTATCGGTATGACCACGCAAAATACCATTCACCTTGAAAGCGTGAAAGACGCCGTGATCGTGCCGAGTATGGCGATAAAAAAAGAAAACGGAAAGCACGTTGTTTATGTATTAAAAAGCGACAAGAGCGTGCAAAGGCGTGAAGTGCAAATCGGGCTGGTGGATAGTTTAAGAACTCAGATAAAAAGCGGTGTAGAAGAGGGCGAGGATGTCGTAACCTCAAAGAGCACTGCCGCTGAACTAAGCGATATGGTAAGCGCTCCGATTTACCGAATGTAG
- a CDS encoding AEC family transporter: MFTQLLSIFIIIASGYGAKKFKVFEQKNASVFINYALCFALPALIFDKIYHVNIDTTLINVIATGFACSMLGAAAIFFACRFLKFNKATTVSAVLLGMFGNTIFMGMPIIQGFFGESAMNEVIFYDQLATSIPISIFGPFVLALGAPAKVSLVQNVMKVVKFPPFVALILGFLLRGVPLPNVIFDALNLFAQSVVPVALFAIGIGLGFRSIKSCYKSTAVVIAGKMLVAPFIFILITIIFGVDFGQIWMIGILQCAMPPMVLASAMIMKAELDSQLAVAAVAVGVAFSFISLPFLSYIFSFMA, translated from the coding sequence ATGTTCACGCAATTATTATCCATTTTTATCATTATCGCTTCGGGCTACGGGGCGAAAAAATTTAAGGTCTTCGAGCAAAAAAACGCCTCGGTTTTTATAAACTACGCGCTTTGCTTCGCGCTTCCGGCGCTTATCTTCGACAAAATTTATCACGTAAATATCGACACCACGCTTATTAACGTCATTGCCACGGGCTTTGCCTGCTCTATGCTCGGCGCTGCGGCGATATTTTTCGCGTGCAGATTTTTAAAATTTAACAAAGCCACGACCGTAAGCGCCGTATTGCTGGGGATGTTTGGCAATACGATCTTTATGGGTATGCCCATCATCCAAGGCTTTTTCGGCGAGAGCGCGATGAACGAAGTTATCTTTTACGATCAGCTAGCCACCTCGATTCCGATTAGCATTTTCGGACCTTTTGTCCTGGCCTTGGGCGCTCCGGCAAAGGTTTCGCTAGTTCAAAACGTGATGAAAGTGGTTAAATTTCCGCCGTTCGTCGCGCTGATTTTAGGCTTTTTGCTTCGCGGAGTTCCGCTTCCAAACGTCATCTTCGATGCGTTAAATCTTTTCGCGCAAAGCGTCGTTCCCGTCGCGCTTTTTGCGATCGGCATAGGGCTTGGCTTTCGTAGTATCAAAAGCTGCTACAAATCTACCGCCGTCGTTATTGCGGGCAAGATGCTCGTGGCGCCTTTTATCTTCATACTGATTACGATAATTTTCGGAGTAGATTTCGGTCAAATTTGGATGATCGGCATCTTGCAGTGCGCGATGCCGCCGATGGTGCTGGCAAGCGCGATGATAATGAAAGCCGAGCTTGATAGCCAGCTGGCAGTCGCCGCTGTGGCCGTCGGAGTGGCGTTTAGTTTTATTAGCTTGCCGTTTTTGTCGTATATTTTTAGCTTTATGGCTTAA